The window AACCAACTCATAATTATACAAAATTCTAATTTCTAAATCCGAAACTCTAAACCTCACAATTCAATTTTCTACACTCTATCTATAATTAATTCCAAACACTAAATTCTATTATCGTATTCGTTTTAGAATTTAGATATTCGTATTTCGTATTTCGTATTTTTTGCATTTTATGCAATTGTAACTTCTTTACTTAAGTACACATCTTGTATTGCATTCAAAATACTTACACCTTCTTTCATTGGCTTTTGAAATGCTTTACGACCCGAAATTAATCCTTGACCACCGGCTCTTTTGTTAATAACGGCTGTTGCAACTGCTTCTGCCAAGTCCGATGCTCCTTTTGATTCTCCACCCGAATTGATTAATCCCATTCTGCCCATGTAGCAATTAGCAACTTGGTAACGGCATAAATCTATTGGATGGTCACTCGATAATTCGGAATAAACTTTATCATGTGTTTTTCCAAAATTAACCGCTTTATAACCACCATTATTTGTAGGAAGTTTTTGTTTAATAATATCAGCTTGAATAGTAACTCCCAAATGATTTGCTTGACTCGTTAAGTCAGTTGCAGCATGATAATCAATTCCGTCTTTTTTAAATCCATTGTTACGTAGGTAACACCATAATATGGTTGTCATTCCTAGTTCGTGAGCCATTTCAAATGCTTTTGCTACTTCTACAATTTGTCGAGACGATTCTGGCGAACCAAAATAAATAGTTGCACCCACCGCTACAGCTCCCATATTCCAAGCATCTTTAATGGTGCCAAACATTATTTGGTGGTATTTATTTGGGTAGCTTAAAAATTCGTTATGATTTATTTTAACAATGAATGGGATTTTATGTGCGTATTTTCTAGCTACGGAGCCTAATACCCCGTAAGTAGAAGCTACTGCGTTACAGCCACCTTCAATAGCCAGTTTTACAATGTTTTCCGAATCGAAATAAATTGGATTGGGCGCAAAAGAAGCTCCGGCCGAATGTTCTATCCCTTGATCGACAGGTAATATGGAAACATAGCCTGTATTTGCTAGTCTTCCGGTGCCATATATCGATTGAAGGCTCCTTAGTACTTGAGGTGTGCGATTAGAGTCCTTAAAAATTCTATCCACAAAATCAGCTCCGGGTAAGTGAAGCAGTTCTTTTTTTATGGTTTTTGATTCGTGTTTTAATAAGAAATCGGCTTCTTTGCCTAATGTTTCTACAATTTTATTATACGACATGCCTGTTATATTTTGTGGCACAAACGTAAGGAAATAATGTTAAATAGTAAAATCGATTATCTGTCTGAAAATCAAAGGTATGTCAATTAAAACAGGGCAAAGTGATGAATACTACTTGATTAGGCTTAAAGTACCCGTTTTTTCCACCTTTTCTCCAGCTTTTGTGGTGCCAATAAACTTATAAGCAAAAGCTTGGGTATCTAGTTCTTTTTCTTGATACGTGCCGTCCCATTTCTCTTTTCCGGTTATGGTTTCAAAAACTTTTTCGCCCCAACGGTTATAAATTATGAAAATAAATTCACTAAAACATTCGTACCCTTTAATTTCATAAGTATCGTTTTGTTTGTCTTTATTGGGTGAGAAGGCATTTGGCATAAACAGTTCTTTTTTGTTGCAATCAATTTCTATGGTTACTGTTACAGTAGAAATGGAGCTGCATCCACTAACATCAGTAACAGTTACTGTATAAACTGTTGTTACTAAAGGCGTAGCCGTGGGA of the Bacteroidota bacterium genome contains:
- a CDS encoding class I fructose-bisphosphate aldolase, with the translated sequence MSYNKIVETLGKEADFLLKHESKTIKKELLHLPGADFVDRIFKDSNRTPQVLRSLQSIYGTGRLANTGYVSILPVDQGIEHSAGASFAPNPIYFDSENIVKLAIEGGCNAVASTYGVLGSVARKYAHKIPFIVKINHNEFLSYPNKYHQIMFGTIKDAWNMGAVAVGATIYFGSPESSRQIVEVAKAFEMAHELGMTTILWCYLRNNGFKKDGIDYHAATDLTSQANHLGVTIQADIIKQKLPTNNGGYKAVNFGKTHDKVYSELSSDHPIDLCRYQVANCYMGRMGLINSGGESKGASDLAEAVATAVINKRAGGQGLISGRKAFQKPMKEGVSILNAIQDVYLSKEVTIA